One segment of Pseudomonas pohangensis DNA contains the following:
- a CDS encoding YfhL family 4Fe-4S dicluster ferredoxin, translating to MSLIITDDCINCDVCEPECPNAAISQGEEIYEIDPNLCTECVGHYDEPQCQQVCPVDCIPLDVNHVESKDELMQKYLIISGKA from the coding sequence GCATCAACTGTGATGTCTGTGAACCCGAATGCCCGAATGCCGCCATTTCCCAGGGCGAGGAGATCTACGAGATCGACCCCAACCTGTGTACCGAGTGCGTAGGGCACTACGATGAGCCGCAATGCCAACAGGTCTGCCCGGTCGACTGCATCCCGCTCGATGTGAATCACGTCGAAAGCAAGGATGAGCTGATGCAGAAATATCTGATTATCTCCGGCAAAGCCTGA